The Granulicella sp. 5B5 nucleotide sequence ACGACGTCCCTGCCGCCGGCGACTGCTGCGCCCTGCCCAAGCCCTGACGTTTGCTCGCAGTTGCATTTGTTTGCTCGCAGTTGCATTTTTTGTAGTTGCTTTTCTTGTTGTCATTCCCGAAGGGAATCTGCTTCTATGCCCGACACCGCTCTCCACCCCGACGTCCGCATCGGCCACGTCCACCTCCGCGTCGCCGACCTCGACCGCGCCCTCGCCTTCTACCACGGCGTCCTCGGCTTCGAGATCACACAGCGCATGGGCAACTCCGCCGCGTTCCTCTCTGCGGGCGGCTACCACCATCACATCGGCATCAACACCTGGGAGAGCCTCGGCGGCCAGCCACCGCCGCCCGGCTCCACCGGCCTCTACCACCTCGCCATCCTCTACCCCACCCGCGCCGAGCTCGGCAACGCGCTCCAGCGTCTTATCCACGCGAAGATCCAGCTCGACGGCGCCGCCGACCACGGTGTCAGCGAAGCTCTCTACCTCCGCGACCCCGATAACAACGGCGTCGAGCTCTACTGGGACCGCCCCAGATCCGACTGGCCCCACGAAGCCAGCGGCAGCATCGCCATGTTCACCCGTCCACTTGACCTCCACGCTCTTCTCGCAGCTGCCAAACAAGCAAACGGCGAATGAACCGCTGAGATCGCCCATCGCAGTAGCAAGCCTCCAGCGACGGTGATACCGTTATCACGCCGAAACTTGCACGGTCCAACAAACCTGGGAGATCGTTCCAATGCGTCTCGCTGTCCTCGCCGCCGCCCTCTGCTTCGCCGCCGTCCCCACCCTCCACGCTGAACTCCGCCTCCCCAACGCGCTCTCCGACCACGCCGTCCTGCAGCGCGACCGCCCAATCCACATCTGGGGCTGGGCCACGCCCGGCGCGCACCTCACCGCACACTTCCACGGCCAAACAGTCCTCGCTGTAGCCAACGACCTCGGCCAGTTCAACCTCTATCTCACCCCCGAGCACGCCGGCGGCCCCTACACCCTCACCCTCTCCGGCGACGGCCCCGAGAAGACCCTCACCGATCTCCTCGTCGGCGACGTCTGGCTCGCCTCCGGACAAAGCAACATGGAGTTCCCGCTCGCCGGCTTCACCGGTGCGCCGCTCAAAGACATGGCGCACGAGATCGCCGCCGCCAACAACCCTAAGCTCCGTCTCCTCCGCGTCGACCACAAGACCTCCGACTTCCCCGTCAACGATGTCTCCGGCACCTGGAAGCTCTGCACCCCTGAAACTGCCAAGGACTTCTCTGCCGTCGCCTACTTCTTCGGCCGCGCCATCGCCGCTCACGAAGACGTCCCCATCGGACTCATCGACTCCACCTGGGGCGGCACACCCGCCGACTCCTGGACCAGCCTCGACACCCTCGGCACCGACCCCGCGCTGCTCCCCGCCTTCGCCAGCCGCGCCCGCTTCGCCAACGAGCAGACCGACCTCGACGCCACCATCGCCGCCGAAAAACAGGCCGACGCCGCAGCCAAAGCTGCCGGCAAACCCGCGCCCACGCACCCCTGGCACCCGTTTGGAGACTCCTGGTTCCCCGCCAGCCTCTACAACGGCATGATCGCCCCGCTCACGCCGCTCACCATTAGGGGCTTCCTCTGGTATCAGGGCGAGACTAACTCCGCGCTCGACCGCGCCCCCTACTACGGCAGCCTCTTCAGCGCTCTCATCGGCGACTGGCGCGCCCACTTCGCCCAGGGCAACCTTCCATTCCTCTACGTCCAGATCTCCAGCTTCAACTCTCCCAGCGAAGACTGGGGCACCGTCCGCGATGCGCAGCGCCGCACCCTGGCCGTCGCCAACACTGCCATGGCGACCACGCTCGATATCGGCCTCGCCGGCAACGTGCATCCCCCCGACAAGCAGACCGTCGCCGCCCGCCTCGTCCTCGGCGCACGCGACCTCGCCTACGGCGAACACATCCCCGACAGCGGCCCGCTCTTCCGCCAGGCCACCACCGAGCTCTCCTCCGACGGCAGGATCTCACTCCGCGTCTGGTTCGATCACGCCGACGGCCTCTCCACGCACGGCTCCCCGCTCAACGGCTTTGAGATCGCCGGTGCCGACCACCACTTCATTCCCGCCGAAGCGAAGATCGAAGGCGACACCATCGTCGTCTCCGCGCCCTCCATCAGCAAGCCGGTCTACGTGCGCTACGGCTGGATGGGCGTCGTCACCGGTTGGCTCTACAACGCCGACGGTCTGCCCGCACCCACCTTCACCTCTGAGCAGAACCTGTTACGCTGAGGGGTAGCCCTCACAACTGACAACGCAACACGCCCATCTCATGGCGTTGAAGGAGAACGATTCATGGCTGCAACAGTGCGTATGCGCGACGTCGCCAGGCTCGCTGGCGTCAGCACCATGACCGTCTCGCGCGTGCTCAACGACACCCCCAACGTCACCGACGCCATGCGCAAGCGCGTCAACGACGCCATCGCCGAGCTTCGCTACCAGCCCAACGAGGTCGCGCGTTCCCTCCGCGCCCGCCGCTCCCGCCAGATCGGCATCCTCGTCCCCTATCTCTCCGACCCCTTCTTCGCCATCTGCGCGAATGCCATCAGCACCGCTGCCCGTCAGCGTTCCTACTCCGTCGTCCTCTCCACCTCCAACGAAGACCTGCAGACCGAGCGCGACGAAGTCAGCCGCATGTTAGGCCGTAACGTCGAAGGCCTCATCATCATCCCTGCACAACCCACATCCGGCAGGTCACCGCTCCTCGCGCCCGAGTTCAAGGACCTTCCCATCGTCACCCTCGACCGCCCCATCGCCGGCGCTAAGTTCGACAGCCTCCTCGTCGAAAACGAACGCGGCGCCTGCATCGGCACCGAACACCTCATCAAGCTCGGCCACAAACGTATCGCCTACATCGGTCTCTCCGACGACCTCTACACCATGAAGATGCGTCACAAGGGCTACACCGCCGCGATGGCCGCCTCCCGCCTGCGTCCCGAGCCCATCCACGTCACACGCAACCTTCCAGATACTCTCATCGCCATCAAGAAACTCCTCGCCTCACGCAGACCGCCCACCGCGCTCTTCTGCGCCAACAACCTCACCACGCGCCACGTGCTGCACAGCCTGCAGTCGATGTGCATCCATCCCCCATCACCCATCGCGCTCGTCGGCTTCGACGACTTCGAGACCGCCGACCTCATCACTCCCGGCATCACCGTCGTCCGCCAGCCCGAAGAGCTCCTCGGCCGCACCGCAGCCGAAGTCCTCTTCACGCGCCTCAACGAAACACGCCCCAAGCCAGCCAAAGTCACCACACTCCCCGTCGAGCTCATCATCCGCGGCTCCTGCGGAGCCGCCTGAAAGAACGCCTCACGACCTTCCACAGAACGCCCCAGTTTTGCACTTGCCCGCACAGGTTGGCGAAGCCTAATGTCCCTTCATCGGTTGAGCGAGCAGTGAGTCGGATTTGAATCACTG carries:
- a CDS encoding sialate O-acetylesterase, which encodes MRLAVLAAALCFAAVPTLHAELRLPNALSDHAVLQRDRPIHIWGWATPGAHLTAHFHGQTVLAVANDLGQFNLYLTPEHAGGPYTLTLSGDGPEKTLTDLLVGDVWLASGQSNMEFPLAGFTGAPLKDMAHEIAAANNPKLRLLRVDHKTSDFPVNDVSGTWKLCTPETAKDFSAVAYFFGRAIAAHEDVPIGLIDSTWGGTPADSWTSLDTLGTDPALLPAFASRARFANEQTDLDATIAAEKQADAAAKAAGKPAPTHPWHPFGDSWFPASLYNGMIAPLTPLTIRGFLWYQGETNSALDRAPYYGSLFSALIGDWRAHFAQGNLPFLYVQISSFNSPSEDWGTVRDAQRRTLAVANTAMATTLDIGLAGNVHPPDKQTVAARLVLGARDLAYGEHIPDSGPLFRQATTELSSDGRISLRVWFDHADGLSTHGSPLNGFEIAGADHHFIPAEAKIEGDTIVVSAPSISKPVYVRYGWMGVVTGWLYNADGLPAPTFTSEQNLLR
- a CDS encoding VOC family protein — its product is MPDTALHPDVRIGHVHLRVADLDRALAFYHGVLGFEITQRMGNSAAFLSAGGYHHHIGINTWESLGGQPPPPGSTGLYHLAILYPTRAELGNALQRLIHAKIQLDGAADHGVSEALYLRDPDNNGVELYWDRPRSDWPHEASGSIAMFTRPLDLHALLAAAKQANGE
- a CDS encoding LacI family DNA-binding transcriptional regulator — encoded protein: MAATVRMRDVARLAGVSTMTVSRVLNDTPNVTDAMRKRVNDAIAELRYQPNEVARSLRARRSRQIGILVPYLSDPFFAICANAISTAARQRSYSVVLSTSNEDLQTERDEVSRMLGRNVEGLIIIPAQPTSGRSPLLAPEFKDLPIVTLDRPIAGAKFDSLLVENERGACIGTEHLIKLGHKRIAYIGLSDDLYTMKMRHKGYTAAMAASRLRPEPIHVTRNLPDTLIAIKKLLASRRPPTALFCANNLTTRHVLHSLQSMCIHPPSPIALVGFDDFETADLITPGITVVRQPEELLGRTAAEVLFTRLNETRPKPAKVTTLPVELIIRGSCGAA